Within the Legionella pneumophila subsp. pneumophila str. Philadelphia 1 genome, the region TTAAAAAGGGTCAAGAGTTAGAAGCTGTTATTTTAGCAATCGATCCAGAGAGAGAGCGTATTTCTCTAGGATTGAAACAATTGGAAGGCGACAGTTTTGCCAGTTTTGCTGAAACTTACACGAAAGGATCTATTGTTAAAGGTACAGTTACAGCTGTAGAACCTAAAACTGTAACAGTTGCGTTAGCAGAAGATGTTTCTGGCACAATTCGTGTGAGTGAATTATCCGATGAACGTGTTGATGATGCTACCACTATCGTAAAAGTTGGTGATGAAGTTGAAGCAAAAATCACTAATATTGATAGAAAAAATCGCACCATTTCACTTTCCGTCAAGGCAAAAGATGCCCAGGATGAAGCGGATGCAATTAAGAAGTACTCCAGAACAGAGGCAGCATCAACTACTCTGGGTGATTTATTGAAAGAAAAAATGGCTAGCAAAGAAGGTGAATAACCTTTTTAAGTCAAAACTAAAAAAGCGTAGAACTATCTACGCTTTTTTTTATTTTGAGAAAAAGATTATGGTATGATGGACGTTTTAGCTTAAGGATTAAAGGAAATATTCAATGCGCATATTAATGCTGGTAACTTATCTGCTGCTTATTATTATTGGTGTTAGTTTTGCGGCTCTAAATGCCTCGTCGGTTCAAGTTAATTTCTATTTTAAAACGGTGTCCATGCCTATCTCTGTTCTTATGACTATCATGCTCGGAGTTGGTGTTTTTATAGGTTTTGTTCTCTTTATTACACGATATTGGCGTTTAAAAATTGAATGTCGTAAAATGAAAAACCAATTAAAACTAACTGAAAAAGAAATTAAGAATTTACGTTCAATACCCTTACAAGATCAACATTAATTTTATTATTAGTGGAAACTCGATATGCAGAGAGGAAAATTAATAGATGATTAATTTATGGCCACTGTTGTTACCTGCTGCCGCATGGTCTGGCTGGTGGCTGGCTAACCGCAGTAATTCCAATAAAGATGCTCATGTCCACAATCGCTTATCGCGAGAATATGTAGTTGGACTTAATTATTTATTAAATGAACAATCTGATAAAGCGGTTGACGTATTTATCAAGCTTCTAGAAGTTGATAGCGATACAGTAGAAACCCATCTTGCACTGGGTAGCTTGTTCAGGCGTAGAGGGGAAGTAGACAGAGCTATTCGTATTCATCAAAATTTAATCGCCAGGCCTCAATTAAGTATTCAACAACGAAAGGAAGCCCTAATGGCTTTAGGGCAAGATTATATGAGTGCTGGAGTGTTTGACCGAGCTGAACGTATATTCCTTGAAGTTGTTGAGTTGGGCGGGAGTAGAGATACAAGCAGTCTTCAAGGATTATTAGCAATTTACCAACAAGAAAAAGCTTGGGAAAAAGCTTTAGATATTATTAAGAAACTGGAAATTTCTACCGGAGCCAGTTTCCACAATCAAGCAGCTCATTATTACTGTGAAATGGCTAGTCAAGCGCTTAAAATCAATGCAATGGATAGAGCAATTTATTGTATAAAGCAAGCAATGAATGTTGATCCGGAATCCGTAAGAGCCAGTTTGATGAATGCTACAATTGAAATAAAAGAAGGCCGCTATAAACAGGCTATTCGATCTTTAAAAAGAGTGCCGCAGCAGGATGCAGAGTTTTTAACCGAAATCATTGAACCATTAGTTCTTTGTCATAAAGAGCTGGACTCCATGCCGGATTGTATTCACTATCTTGAGCAAACTTTGGAAAAACATCCGAGAGCCTCTGTAATTTTCGTTATAGCTGATTATTTGCGACAAAATAAGGGTATGGATATTGCAATTGACTTTGTGGCTGATAATTTAAGCAAACATCCATCGATAAGAGGTTTGAATCGTTTGATTTATTGGCACTTGGAGTCTGCTCATGGGAAAGTACGTGAAAAACTGCAAATGCTTTATGATATTACTAGCAAGTTTTTAGATAATAAGCCCATATATCGATGTGGGCATTGTGGTTTTGGTGGTAAACATTTACATTGGCATTGCCCAAGTTGTAAACAGTGGGGTAGAATGAAGCCTATCCATGGTTTGGAAGGGGATTAACCTGAGACATACTCTCAGAAAGTTAATGAACAGTTGCATATTAGCTTAGTATCGTAATTCAAATTTGTTATTGCAAATTAAGTAAAACAATTCAAATAGGAAATTTAATTTAATTTGATTTGTTTTGTCTTCTCGTTTGCCAAGGCAGTTTACGTTCAAATCAGTTTATTGCAACTTTAGATTTGTATTAAGATTATTCCTTAACTTCATGGTATTGATCTTAGGTATAGCTAAACAATTTATATACTAATTATGAGATTATAATGCAATTTATCGACTTAAAAACACAATATTCTTTAATTGAGAATGATATTTTAAACAGCATTAAAAGGGTATTAAATCATGGCCAATATATTATGGGGCCTGAAATTGCAGAACTTGAAAAAGAGTTAGCCACTTTTGTTGGAGTGAAGCATGCGATTGTGAATTCAAGTGGTACAGATGCTTTATTAATGGCATTGATGGCTCTGGATATTCAGCCTGGGGATGAAGTAATTACAAGCCCATTTAGTTTCTTCGCAACAGCAGAAGTGATTAGCCTTTGTCATGCAACACCCGTCTTTGTAGATATAGATCCTTTAACTTATAATTTGGATCCTGAGCAGTTAGAGAGAGCAATCACTAAGAAAACCAAGGCCATTATGCCAGTTGATTTATATGGGCAATGCGCAGATTACGATGTGATTAATGCCATTGCAACTCAATACGGTATTCCTGTTATTGAAGATGCTGCGCAGAGTTTTGGAGCTACTTATAAAGGCAAATACTCTTGTTCCCTGGCTACTATTGGCTGTACTAGTTTTTTCCCGTCAAAACCTTTAGGTGGTTATGGTGATTCTGGAGCTTGTTTTACTAATGATGATGTTTTAGCCCAAAAATTAATTGAAATTAGAATTCATGGACAAAATGCCCGCTATTGCCATCATCGGGTAGGGATTAACGGTCGAATGGACACTATCCAAGCAGCAATACTACTTCAGAAGCTGAAAATATTTTCTAATGAAATTCTATTGCGACAAAAAGTAGCAAAACGTTATGATCAAATGCTTTCTGAGTTAGTGAAAACTCCTTATGTGCATGAATGCAATGCGAGTGTGTATGCTCAGTATACCATTGAGGTTGAGAATAGAGATGTATTTGCGAAATCAATGCAAGCCTCAGGTATACCTACAGCTGTTCATTACCCAATTGCTATGCATCAACAGCAGGCACTTGGTTACTTAAATTACAAACTTGGAGATTTTCCAAACTCTGAAAAAGCAAGTCAACATGTAATTAGCCTGCCTATGCACCCTTATTTACAAGAAGATGAGCAATTGAAAATAGTTGCAGCAGTTAGAAATGCTTTACTTGTGATGAATGAAGAGGCCATGGTATAAATGACACCTAAATTAATCGTTGCGTTGGATTTTGATAATCAAGATAACGCTATACAGTTGGTTGAAAAACTTGATCCGAATCATTGCGCACTTAAGGTTGGGAGTGAGCTTTTTACTCTATTAGGGCCTCAGTTTGTAAAAGCATTGGTAAGAAGAGAGTTTAAAGTATTTTTAGATTTAAAATTTCACGATATCCCTAATACAGTTGCTAAAGCATGCCACTCCGCTGCAGAATTAGGGGTATGGATGATAAATGTTCATGCCATCGGCGGCTTAAAAATGTTACAAGCTGCCAGGGAATCTTTAAAAACGTATGGTAAAGACAGGCCTTTGTTGATAGCAGTGACTGTGCTGACCAGTTTTGAAGAAGGGGAGCTGGCCAGTGTTGGTATTAGTAACACATTGCCTGAGCAAGCAACCCATCTGGCTATGCTTGCCAGAGAGGCTGGGCTTGATGGTGTGGTAAGCTCTGCACATGAAGTTAAAATTATAAAACAGAAGTGTGGTGAGAATTTTATTACCGTTACTCCTGGCATAAGACTGCCAAATAATCTAAAAGATGATCAATCGCGAGTAATGACTCCACAACAAGCCATCAGAGAAGGAAGTGATTTTCTGGTTATTGGAAGACCAATTACGCAAGCGAGCAATCCTTATGAGGTTGTCTCAGCATTATTACGTGATCTTTGATGGCGCATACTTTTAAAAAATTATACATATGGTATAATTTTTTTCATTTTTGAATTAGTTGTACCATTCCTATTTTATTCCATAGAGATTTATGATAATTGTTATAAAGATGATTAATAAATATTTAAAAATAACCCATATTATTTCAGATATTTATTCTATGGACTACCCAGACGTAAGGATTTACTGATGACCCCACAGCACGTCATAAGTCAACTGCTGGAATCTGATACCAAATACCCTCAGAATTTAGATTTATTAAAAAAAATAATCATATCAGCTTATCTGGGACGCCTCAGAATTAATGGATTACCTCCAGATAACAAGATTGCACTTGGAAATTATTTATTTGATGATGAACGTATGATTTTTGATTTCACTCGATTGAGTGATTCAAAAAGAGCTTTATTTATTGAATGGTTGCTTGAGCCTCATCAAAAAGATAAAGAGCATGGTTTTTTAAGTGGCGTTTACGTGAATGAATATCGAGGTTTCACTGCGGAGGTTGCTTTAAGTTGGTGGGGTATCTTAAAAAACTGGTTATTTAATAATAAATCTGAGCATTGGAAAATAACGGATTTGGGACTTTCTGTCAATTATCAGCTGACTGGTATTGAAATGTGTCATGGAAAGCAGGGTATCTTAATTGGATTTAACCAGTTTTTAGTACCACCTTCAGGTACAAAATACAGAGATCCGAATGATAGCCAAAGTGAGCCATTAGGTAATGTTAAAAGAGTATTCATTACTGATAAACTGGTTGATGAACTTGTTGGGCTCAATTATAAAAAACTTAATTATGAGTCTGTCTGTAAAAGCCCTCATCCTCAATCTATTGATGTAACTGATCCAGAAGCTCGTCATAAAGACATGTATGACTACAGAAAAATGCAACGTTTCAATGGTGTGAGGCCTTGGTATATCAGACTTTGGAGATGGATATCTAAACTATTTTTTGGCGATACATACGACGCTAAAAAAACAAGCACTTCAGACGACAATTTGGAATTACTTTATAAAACTAAAACTGTCAAAATTTATCAGCGCTCCAAATCAAAAGAGATCTTGGTCACAGAGAAGCGACCTGATATTACTAATTTGGTTTTTTGTGGAGGTGGGGCAAAAATTTTTGCTCACGTGGGGGTTTGGAAGGCTCTCAATGAAGCAGGAATGAAGCCAACCAAATTTGCAGGAAGCTCTGCCGGTGCAATCATGTCTTTGATGTGCTACCTGGGTTATACTGCTGATGAAATTAGTGAACTTTTCAAGCATTTCAAACAAGAGCATTTAGTTCAATTTGATATAGACAGAAATGGATTATCTGATACTCATTCCTTAAAGACCGCGCTGGATTATGCTATCGCAAATAAAGTAAGGCAAATAGTAAATAAATATAAAATTCCATATCCTAAGGGAAAAATAACTTTTAGTACTTTAGCGTCTCTAAGAGAGCAATTTCCAGATTGTGGAATAGGCAAAGAATTAATTGTTACAGCAACAAATAAACGCTCAGGAAAAACTATTTATTTATCAGCAAATCGTTACCCATTATTGGAGGTCAGTGAAGCAGTTAAAATTTCTGCGAGCTTTCCAGTTTTGTATAGAGATACTCTGCTGGATGGTGAAGAGCATAATGACGGTGGAATATTAAGTAATTTTCCAACCGAAGTTTTTTTTGATGACCACTCAACGCTGTTGGAGTCTGAATTTGGTAATAATTTAAAAGTATTGGCAGTTCAATTTGATAATGGGATTGAAAGAAATGTTATTGATAGAATAATGGACAAAGTTTATCGAGAGAATTTCGTTCTTAACTGGATTTATAGCTTACTGACTGGAGTGAGTGATCCTGCAAGTGGATGGGAAAGAGACCGCCTTAAGTTAAGACAATATGCTCTTCAAACTATAATTCCTGAAACAGGGAAAGTATCAACAACAGGATTTAATGTAGAGAGGCAGAGCCAGGAGGAATTAATCCAAAATGGTTATCAATCAACTCTGGATTATCTTAATGTAAGATATACTAGAAAAAACAACAGCTATGTTAATAAGGAAATAATGTACTCTACTTTCAATTCTTTGGGAGATTTGCTTGCTTACTGTTGTTACAGAGGAGATGAACAATGGTTTAATGTTGTTAATAATCTAATTGTGCAATCTACCTTACCTAATCGTACTGCTTTAATGAAACAATCCCTTGAACTTAGAAAACTTTATTTTAATACGTCTCTACCATCTAATCCTGAAAAGAATAAAACAGCTTGTAATGAAAGCAATACTTTAACTTTTTTTGGTAATGCGGTTTGTCAGCATCATAATCACAGCCAGGAACTTGAAAATGGAAACCATGATGTCTTACTGGCACTCTATCCAATTTTTTTAAAACTATCTACTGATTTATTAATAAATAAAATTGATAAGAACCTATTAGACCGTGCACGTCATTCACTAAATATACATTCTCCCTTTGATTGTCTTGAGCATTTTAACAAAATTTCAGGAAATGCTCATGTTATGATTCATATCATCGTTAAATTAATTAAAGAGCTCAAAGAAAGATCATGCCAACAAATTTATGATGTATTAAAAGAGGTTAGGCATTTATTGTATAGCGACATTAATCTTATGAAAGCAAATTATTTTGGCAAATGGGATTTAGGTCTCCCTCAATGTATACGGATCTTGAATTTGTTAAAACAGGAAAAGCATGACGATGTATCTCGGCTATTGGATTGCCTACGTAACCAAATGGAGCCTGTGCAAACAGTAAAAGGAGGAGTGCATCATGATGACCTTAATAACGGGAGCCACGAGAGGTATAGGTTTGGCCTTGGCGTATGAGTTTGCATCACATGGCCATGATTTAATACTTATTGGTAGAGATTCTGAACAGCTGGAGCACATTTCAAAGCAATTAAATACACAATATCAAGTTAATGTTGAATATAAAGTACATGACTTAAGTAAACCTGGAAGCGCATTTAAGTTGTATACTGATTTAAAAGAGCAGGGTGTAGAAGTCAACTGCCTGGTTAATAATGCGGGCATAGGCTATATGGGTTCTTTTGTTGAGATGGGCATGAACAAGCTCGATGATTTAATGAACATAAACATGATTTCTTTAAGTGAATTAACACTATGTTTTCTTCATGATTTTGTGGCTCGAAACGAAGGCAGTGTTTTACAGGTTTCTTCAACAGCAGCATTTCAACCGGGTCCTTTTATGGCAGCCTACTATGCGAGTAAGGCATATGTGGCAACGCTTTCCCATGCTATTGCTTATGAGCTTAAAGATACTAAGGTATCTATGTCTATTCTTTGTCCTGGAGCAACAAAAACCAATTTTTTCCATGCTTCTGGTATGGAAAGTTCTATGTTGGAGAGGGGATATATTGGAATGATGACACCAGAAAAGGTCGCTAAAATTGCCTATAAAGGATTAAAAAAAGGAAAGTTGTATATTATTCCGGGGCTAAGAAATAAAATTTTAGCCTATGCAGCAGCCATATCACCCAAAGCGATTGCTCTTAGGATCGCATCTTATCTTCATCATAAAATTTTGTAGATGATATGCGGCTTCAATTGATGAAAATAACAGGATTTACTCTACTTGAAACGATGCTTACATTAGCTTTGCTTGTAGGATTATTGCTTTTAGGTTCATGGTCATTTTTTTCACTAATACAAAATAATGAGAGAGAAACATTAGTTAATAGTATAAAAACAGCCATTCAATACTCCAAAATACAGGCTATTCATTTGGGGCATCCGATTTATCTTCTTCCTTTTGGTTCTAATGAAAATTGGTCCAGGGGGATGGTGCTTGCTAAACTTAATCAAACAACCAATAAAACTGAGCTTATTCACCAATGGCAATGGAGTTCTAATTCCTGGAATATTAATTGGAAAGGCGTAGATTCAAACCATAGAATTATTATATCCAATATTCCGAATCGTGCGATGAGTAATGGTAAATTTATTTTGAACAATAAGCGAACCAATGAAAAAGTTGTGGTTACTTTAAATAGGCTTGGCAGGGTTAGGGTAGGGGGTAATTAACACAAGATCAAAATAAAAGGATTTTGTTTTTATCTTAAATTATAAGCAATGGTTGTTCATAAAGAGGTAATTTTGTAATATCTTATGAAATTTTTTTCCAAATTATTTATGTATGTCTATTAATTATGAATCCCTGCTGATTGCCGATACCAAAGGGCCAGGATTGCTCAAAAATTGGTTAGAATACCAAGATTCCTTAACAGATAAACTAAAAGCAATAACCGGTAATGCGGAGCTGGAACGTTTATCTCAGAACTGGTCTATCCCAAATTGGTGGGATAAGTATGTTCTGTGTATACCGGACAAAAGCATTCTTCAACGTGAAATTGTTATGAAAAATCAAGGGATTATCTATTGGTACGCGCGATCGGTTATCCCACAATCGTGTTATGCCCTTAAGCCAGAGTTTTTCAACCGTTTGGAAAATGAATCAATACGAAATCTCATTTTTGATGAAAGTAGTGTGAGACGGTTACCAATACTTTGTTATCCTGTAGATCAATTAAATCTTGAGTTTCATTGGGTTAAAAAATACATTAGCGCTGAATACTCTCAAATGTGGGTCAGGTTTACGGAGCTAGTATTTCAGGAAAAGAGTTCTTTTTATTTGGTTGAAATCTTGTTACCAGAGCTGGAAAATTTATTATGATTCCCTGGAATGCCTATGTCAGATTATTACGCTTAAATAAACCAATAGGAATTTTATTACTTTGGTATCCCACCGCATGGGCACTTTGGATGGCAAATCAGGGCTTTCCTTCTATTGATTTGCTTATGATTTTTTTATTAGGTACAGTATTTATGCGTTCCGCAGGTTGTGTTATTAACGATATTGCTGACAGGCATATTGATAGGCATGTAGCCAGAACCCAATTTCGCCCCTTGACTGCTGGAGAGGTCAGCTTGTCTGAGGCATTTATTTTATTGTTTATATTACTTTGTGCCTCATTGCTTTTATTATTAAAACTTCCAATCAATTGTTTTTATTTTGCGGTTATTTCCGTGCTAATTACTTTTTTATACCCATTTTGTAAACGATTTTTGAATGCTCCACAACTGATATTAGGTTTGGCTTTTTCCATGGGTATTCCTATGGCATTTATTGCCTCAGGGAAAAATTTAAATAGTGATTTTATTGTATTGTTTTTAATTAATTTTTCCTGGATTATCGCTTATGACACGATGTATGCGATGACTGACAAAGCCGATGATTTAAAAATAGGAGTCAAATCGACTGCAATATATTTTGCAAGTTATGATAGATTAATTATTGCTTTGTTACTGATTTTTCTGCATTCTTTATGGTTGGTATGGGCAATAAATAAGAACGCAGAATGGTTTTTTTATTTGTTATGGTGTACTGCGGCTGGAATACTGACTTATCAACTAAAGTTAATTTATGCAAGAATACCTAAAAATTGTTTTAAAGCATTTTTAGTGAGTGGTTATTATGGATTAGTAATGTGGTTTGCCGTTGGATTAGCATTGATTTAAATAATATGTCCTCTCAACCCTAATAGAAAATTTGTTGTGCCAAATGATTATGGGTGTCGGAAAATTCCTTCATAAGACAGGCTTTAGAAGAAAAAATCCAACACCAACCCATATTTTGAAACAGGAAGGCTAATTAATATACATCGCTTCCATTATCAGCTACAACTCGAGTGTGTCTTCCATAAATTACCAGAATTTTTTGCTTGTTCTTTAATTTCAAGTCTTCTGCTTGTACCACTGAAATAATGGTGCCAGAGTTTAACTTGATGACGTATTCGACACCATGTGTTCTATTATAACCACCATCTATCAAATTAGAATCAGCACCGCCTTTTACATGCAGATTGGCATCAGCGTTTTGACGATGTAAATTAACTGGTCGTTTGGAAATAATCACACCCGG harbors:
- the ubiA gene encoding 4-hydroxybenzoate octaprenyltransferase, with the translated sequence MIPWNAYVRLLRLNKPIGILLLWYPTAWALWMANQGFPSIDLLMIFLLGTVFMRSAGCVINDIADRHIDRHVARTQFRPLTAGEVSLSEAFILLFILLCASLLLLLKLPINCFYFAVISVLITFLYPFCKRFLNAPQLILGLAFSMGIPMAFIASGKNLNSDFIVLFLINFSWIIAYDTMYAMTDKADDLKIGVKSTAIYFASYDRLIIALLLIFLHSLWLVWAINKNAEWFFYLLWCTAAGILTYQLKLIYARIPKNCFKAFLVSGYYGLVMWFAVGLALI
- the vpdC gene encoding Dot/Icm T4SS effector VpdC, which translates into the protein MMTPQHVISQLLESDTKYPQNLDLLKKIIISAYLGRLRINGLPPDNKIALGNYLFDDERMIFDFTRLSDSKRALFIEWLLEPHQKDKEHGFLSGVYVNEYRGFTAEVALSWWGILKNWLFNNKSEHWKITDLGLSVNYQLTGIEMCHGKQGILIGFNQFLVPPSGTKYRDPNDSQSEPLGNVKRVFITDKLVDELVGLNYKKLNYESVCKSPHPQSIDVTDPEARHKDMYDYRKMQRFNGVRPWYIRLWRWISKLFFGDTYDAKKTSTSDDNLELLYKTKTVKIYQRSKSKEILVTEKRPDITNLVFCGGGAKIFAHVGVWKALNEAGMKPTKFAGSSAGAIMSLMCYLGYTADEISELFKHFKQEHLVQFDIDRNGLSDTHSLKTALDYAIANKVRQIVNKYKIPYPKGKITFSTLASLREQFPDCGIGKELIVTATNKRSGKTIYLSANRYPLLEVSEAVKISASFPVLYRDTLLDGEEHNDGGILSNFPTEVFFDDHSTLLESEFGNNLKVLAVQFDNGIERNVIDRIMDKVYRENFVLNWIYSLLTGVSDPASGWERDRLKLRQYALQTIIPETGKVSTTGFNVERQSQEELIQNGYQSTLDYLNVRYTRKNNSYVNKEIMYSTFNSLGDLLAYCCYRGDEQWFNVVNNLIVQSTLPNRTALMKQSLELRKLYFNTSLPSNPEKNKTACNESNTLTFFGNAVCQHHNHSQELENGNHDVLLALYPIFLKLSTDLLINKIDKNLLDRARHSLNIHSPFDCLEHFNKISGNAHVMIHIIVKLIKELKERSCQQIYDVLKEVRHLLYSDINLMKANYFGKWDLGLPQCIRILNLLKQEKHDDVSRLLDCLRNQMEPVQTVKGGVHHDDLNNGSHERYRFGLGV
- the lapB gene encoding lipopolysaccharide assembly protein LapB, translated to MINLWPLLLPAAAWSGWWLANRSNSNKDAHVHNRLSREYVVGLNYLLNEQSDKAVDVFIKLLEVDSDTVETHLALGSLFRRRGEVDRAIRIHQNLIARPQLSIQQRKEALMALGQDYMSAGVFDRAERIFLEVVELGGSRDTSSLQGLLAIYQQEKAWEKALDIIKKLEISTGASFHNQAAHYYCEMASQALKINAMDRAIYCIKQAMNVDPESVRASLMNATIEIKEGRYKQAIRSLKRVPQQDAEFLTEIIEPLVLCHKELDSMPDCIHYLEQTLEKHPRASVIFVIADYLRQNKGMDIAIDFVADNLSKHPSIRGLNRLIYWHLESAHGKVREKLQMLYDITSKFLDNKPIYRCGHCGFGGKHLHWHCPSCKQWGRMKPIHGLEGD
- a CDS encoding DegT/DnrJ/EryC1/StrS family aminotransferase encodes the protein MQFIDLKTQYSLIENDILNSIKRVLNHGQYIMGPEIAELEKELATFVGVKHAIVNSSGTDALLMALMALDIQPGDEVITSPFSFFATAEVISLCHATPVFVDIDPLTYNLDPEQLERAITKKTKAIMPVDLYGQCADYDVINAIATQYGIPVIEDAAQSFGATYKGKYSCSLATIGCTSFFPSKPLGGYGDSGACFTNDDVLAQKLIEIRIHGQNARYCHHRVGINGRMDTIQAAILLQKLKIFSNEILLRQKVAKRYDQMLSELVKTPYVHECNASVYAQYTIEVENRDVFAKSMQASGIPTAVHYPIAMHQQQALGYLNYKLGDFPNSEKASQHVISLPMHPYLQEDEQLKIVAAVRNALLVMNEEAMV
- the pyrF gene encoding orotidine-5'-phosphate decarboxylase → MTPKLIVALDFDNQDNAIQLVEKLDPNHCALKVGSELFTLLGPQFVKALVRREFKVFLDLKFHDIPNTVAKACHSAAELGVWMINVHAIGGLKMLQAARESLKTYGKDRPLLIAVTVLTSFEEGELASVGISNTLPEQATHLAMLAREAGLDGVVSSAHEVKIIKQKCGENFITVTPGIRLPNNLKDDQSRVMTPQQAIREGSDFLVIGRPITQASNPYEVVSALLRDL
- a CDS encoding chorismate--pyruvate lyase family protein; translation: MSINYESLLIADTKGPGLLKNWLEYQDSLTDKLKAITGNAELERLSQNWSIPNWWDKYVLCIPDKSILQREIVMKNQGIIYWYARSVIPQSCYALKPEFFNRLENESIRNLIFDESSVRRLPILCYPVDQLNLEFHWVKKYISAEYSQMWVRFTELVFQEKSSFYLVEILLPELENLL
- a CDS encoding GspH/FimT family pseudopilin, whose translation is MRLQLMKITGFTLLETMLTLALLVGLLLLGSWSFFSLIQNNERETLVNSIKTAIQYSKIQAIHLGHPIYLLPFGSNENWSRGMVLAKLNQTTNKTELIHQWQWSSNSWNINWKGVDSNHRIIISNIPNRAMSNGKFILNNKRTNEKVVVTLNRLGRVRVGGN
- a CDS encoding LapA family protein, which produces MRILMLVTYLLLIIIGVSFAALNASSVQVNFYFKTVSMPISVLMTIMLGVGVFIGFVLFITRYWRLKIECRKMKNQLKLTEKEIKNLRSIPLQDQH
- a CDS encoding SDR family NAD(P)-dependent oxidoreductase, which produces MMTLITGATRGIGLALAYEFASHGHDLILIGRDSEQLEHISKQLNTQYQVNVEYKVHDLSKPGSAFKLYTDLKEQGVEVNCLVNNAGIGYMGSFVEMGMNKLDDLMNINMISLSELTLCFLHDFVARNEGSVLQVSSTAAFQPGPFMAAYYASKAYVATLSHAIAYELKDTKVSMSILCPGATKTNFFHASGMESSMLERGYIGMMTPEKVAKIAYKGLKKGKLYIIPGLRNKILAYAAAISPKAIALRIASYLHHKIL